The segment GCCctgaacaaagaaaaaatataaaaattataaataaataaataaatatttaattaaataaataaaaaaacaaattataaacattatttataaataaataaacaagaaaatattattacccAAGACGCTATCCCAAAATTGCTTTATCAAGACAATGCCTTTGTCTTTGTTGGCCAACCCATATTGACAGctgaaaattaaacaataaaattgtaataaatatgacattaaaaatgtttataatgacatcataaattattgttaacatAAAAACAACATAACAATTCGACtttatgagttttttttactctaacaaagaaaataaataaatttttgttaacaaAGGTTTAAGGTTAGGTTGCCATACTTGACAAGACtgtataattttacaattttatttgtcaattatcatgttaattattataaataagtgtttttttaattaatttggacTTGTTgaaggcaaaaaaaattttataaaacgatATATTTGTACTTACATGTCACTTTTTGTCAGAGTGATTTTGTCGTCAACTTAATTTGCTATTATCCAGTTATTTCGGTAAAATTATGCAACAAATGAGTACTCAAACGGTTCACAGAcgattaataaacaataatataacaaattaataattatttaaacaataaaattgatcaaaaGTTCACTTTTACGACGGACACTACGTCTTCGTGGCAAAGCGACGCGTGAGATAATTTGCCAGAAATCTCCGCTAGAGTTCAGCACTTGGAAGCTTCTCTGAAAAAACGCTAGGTGGcgctaaatttaaattcttgatggtaattatttattgtaaaataattatttataataaattgttattttattattgttgtattattatattaattaataatatttatttataattaataaaataaaatattaatttcaagtaaataagTCACACGCCATCTTGAgaattttatcatcacaaaataatacaacaacaacaacaacaattatattatttataaacaaaataaattaataacaaataggtggtcataaaaaaaaagtataacattaattataaatcaaaacctaattgttgataataaaaatattatagaatttttttgttaaaagcTTTTgcagtcaataaaaaaaaaaaaaaaacttgtcatTCAAGTATATGCAACTTCATGTCATTTCCAAAAAACcgtttattttgttgttgtgaagaaaaaaaaaaataaaacaaaattattaaaataaaaaataaattaataagttaatataaaaaaccgTAATCATGCCATGTGAAATGATAACATTGCAACTTGGCCAATGTGGCAACCAAAGtgagtgaaaaataaaaaaccatctaataattcaataaaacaaaCGCTTACACTAGATTTACCGggttaaacaaaaataaaaaataaataattttgtttgtttatgtGATTCATcaaagataattaataataaacgttattaccttttttattACAGTTGGCTTTGAATTTTGGAAACGACTTTGTGCTGAGCATGGTATTAATCCTGAGGGTATCCTTGAGGATTTTGCAACAGAAGGTACTGACAGAaaggatgtttttttttatcaatctgATGATGAGCATTATATTCCAAGAGCAGTATTACTCGATCTTGAGCCTCGAGTTATTCATACAATCATGAATTCACCATACTCAAaggttaaatttttaaaattataatttttgtatgacAAATAAGATATTAATAgtgttgttatatttttttagttatacaATCCAGAAAATATTTACCTATCAAAACATGGTGGTGGTGCTGGTAACAATTGGGCATCTGGTTATCATCAAGgtgaaaaattacaagaagaaatatttgatattctTGATCGTGAGGCTGATGGTAGTGACAGTCTAGAAGGTTTTGTTCTTTGTCATTCAATTGCTGGTGGTACTGGTTCAGGTATGGGTTCATTTATGCTTGAATCATTGGCTGATagatttccaaaaaaattaattgaaacatACAGTGTTTTTCCAAATCAAGATGAAATaaggtataaaataaataataaataataattataataattaaaaacatattattaataattttaaatacttatcTTTTCCAGTGATGTTGTTGTACAGCcatataattcattattaacattaaaacgtTTAACTCAATGTGCTGATTGTGTTGTTGTACTTGATAATACAGCATTAAATAGAATAGCATCAGACAGACTTCATATACAAAATCCAAGTtttacacaaataaataaacttgtatCAACAATAATGTCTGTTAGTACAACAACATTACGTTATCCTTCATATATGAATAATGATCTTGTTGGTTTAATAGCACCATTAATACCAACACCacgtttacattttttaatgactGGTTATACACCATTAACAACTGATCAAGAAGGACAATCAGTACGTAAAACATCAGTATTAGATGTTATGAGACGTTTATTACAACCAAAAAATATGATGGTATCAACAGCAGTTGATAGAAATGCAGCACATTgttatatatcaatattaaatataatacaagGTGAAGTTGATCCAACACAAGTACATAAATCACTACAAAGAATAAGAGAACGTAAATTAGCACAATTTATACCATGGGGACCAGCAAGTATACAAGTTGCATTATCAAGAAAATCACCATATATACAAAGTGCCCATAGAGTATCTGGTTTGATGCTTGCAAATCATAcaaatatatcatcattatttgataGAGCATTACaacaatatgataaattacGTAAACGTGAAGCATTTcttgaacaatttaaaaaagaaaaaatgtttgaagATAATTTGGAAGAACTTGATAATTCACGTGAAGTTGTTGAGTGTCTTGTTAAAGAATATCGTGCTGCAACGAGACCTGATTATTTATCCTGGAATCCAAACAAAgctgaataattatttcaattaaaataaatattatttaatgttgccatttattcaatcaataataattttcattgaatagtCAACACAAAATACTCACATTTAAAATATCCAgtgccattttattttttcttttgaaaataaaatttttcacgcCAGTTTGAAGTATACAgtattctacttttttttttttttttgtttggatAATATTGTTGAAGCAGTTATTTtgcttatatttttgttagctctaaaaatgaaaaaaataaactgagCAATATGATGTAATAATATGGAGAAAAACAAtctcataaaataaaatattttttttgtattgaaaaagaaaaaaaaacaaaaagaaaattaatttcttcacCTATTGACAATCATTATCtgtctaattttattttcatcatataataatgtaaaaaatataaaacaatttaactaataatatatttaggcATCAATAATTATTCGAGCAAATAAAGGTGGTAATGTAGCAATTGTGATGTATCCAGTATGTCCAGGTAATGATGGTGAATGGCTaacagttaatattttttcttgatcttcAGATTTTCTCAATGGCATATCTTCAATTGtatgctaaaaataaaaaaaaaatcaattaatatattatcaattaaataattgatcaaataaataatcaacttactttttttttaagacattctaaatttaattgtggTACTGGTTTATAATGAACTGTTAATTCACGTTGAAGACACTCGTGTGttttaatatcaacaaaaccagctgattttaatttaatacatgTTTGTTGTACTTGTTCAATACATGGAGAAAATGAACATAATTTACCaccagttttttttaatgcatcaACAGCATGATCAATAACAAGCCATGGATGTGGTAAATCTAAAAATACAGCATCTGCTTTGTGTTTTAAATCATCACCAAAACCTTGAAGACAAACATCACGATGTTGAACTGATACATAATCTTTTAATCCATGTTTTGTAAATTCTTCAGTTGCAATTTCAACACgtttttcatgaaaatcaaATGTATAAAGATGACCATGTGGACGAACTGTTCTTATTAATGAATGTGATAATGATCCACTACCAGTACCTGTtgatagttaaaaattaaatacatattatttattatagattaaaatattatttatattgcaaataataataattaccagtCTCGATGGCAATACTTCCAGGAACAAGAtctaataaatgaattatcaaaCTAATGTCAggtgtataaataatttgtgttcTATGTGGTAATGTTGTTGTCCATAATTCAGGTGTTGGTTGTATAACAAATGCCCATCcttttgataattcaacttTTGAACCATATTCTTTGCCAATTAAACTTGGTACTTTTAATGCACCATATGTTGTTTGAAATACATTATCAACATATtcaccttttttatttaatattttttcagtaaCTTCAAATGAATGCATATTTTGAGGGCCAAGATATAGTACAATAATATCACCctcttcaataattttttttgttttttcaaaactcattttaatttagttgtttaattttatattattatttatttattattaataaaacaaattgtttataaagacaaaataattgtcaacATAAACAATACTTAAATGTGTGTACAGtgtacttatatttttttaggttaCTATTGTACATGTGGTgggttgaattattattactattattatattatcattattttatttattgtcgcTGATTGTCGcaaatttttcttcttgattgtcgcggaaaaaaataaaaagacgaCAACACCGACGTGAACCTAGAACCGCCGTTcgtataaaatcattaaaaaaggCTGGTTACATTTAATCTTGAATTGTCTTATTGTAGTGAAAGTGTTTTAATTGTAgttaaaaaaccaaatatttaacaaaggGTTAACAAGTAaacttttcaaaataaat is part of the Aphidius gifuensis isolate YNYX2018 linkage group LG1, ASM1490517v1, whole genome shotgun sequence genome and harbors:
- the LOC122857041 gene encoding tubulin gamma-2 chain, yielding MPCEMITLQLGQCGNQIGFEFWKRLCAEHGINPEGILEDFATEGTDRKDVFFYQSDDEHYIPRAVLLDLEPRVIHTIMNSPYSKLYNPENIYLSKHGGGAGNNWASGYHQGEKLQEEIFDILDREADGSDSLEGFVLCHSIAGGTGSGMGSFMLESLADRFPKKLIETYSVFPNQDEISDVVVQPYNSLLTLKRLTQCADCVVVLDNTALNRIASDRLHIQNPSFTQINKLVSTIMSVSTTTLRYPSYMNNDLVGLIAPLIPTPRLHFLMTGYTPLTTDQEGQSVRKTSVLDVMRRLLQPKNMMVSTAVDRNAAHCYISILNIIQGEVDPTQVHKSLQRIRERKLAQFIPWGPASIQVALSRKSPYIQSAHRVSGLMLANHTNISSLFDRALQQYDKLRKREAFLEQFKKEKMFEDNLEELDNSREVVECLVKEYRAATRPDYLSWNPNKAE
- the LOC122857215 gene encoding tRNA (adenine(58)-N(1))-methyltransferase catalytic subunit TRMT61A, coding for MSFEKTKKIIEEGDIIVLYLGPQNMHSFEVTEKILNKKGEYVDNVFQTTYGALKVPSLIGKEYGSKVELSKGWAFVIQPTPELWTTTLPHRTQIIYTPDISLIIHLLDLVPGSIAIETGTGSGSLSHSLIRTVRPHGHLYTFDFHEKRVEIATEEFTKHGLKDYVSVQHRDVCLQGFGDDLKHKADAVFLDLPHPWLVIDHAVDALKKTGGKLCSFSPCIEQVQQTCIKLKSAGFVDIKTHECLQRELTVHYKPVPQLNLECLKKKHTIEDMPLRKSEDQEKILTVSHSPSLPGHTGYITIATLPPLFARIIIDA